The DNA window GTGCAGCACGCACGCAGGCCGCTGGTCTGCGGATCCTCGCACACGCCGCCCGGATTGAAGGAGCTCGCGTTGAGGTCGTTGCAGTTCATCCCCGCTGCAGCCGACAGGCTGTAGCCGATGGTGAAGGTGCGGATCTGATGGTTGTCGTAGAGATCTTCCGCGATGTTCCACGGTCGACGGTAGGGGCACCCATCCCCGTCGGGACCCGGGCCTGGGCTGCTCGAGCAATCCTTGGCCGGGTTGGGATCTCGGAGGTCCATGTTCGGCTCGCCGTCGGAGAGCAGCACGATGAACTTGTCTCGGCCGGCGATGCAGGGATCGTCCTTCGGTCCGAGCGGCCTGCCATTCCAGTCGCTGCCGTCCTCCGTGAGGTAGACGCGCGCGTCGGCGAGCATCCCAGCGAGAGGTGTAGCCCCATAGGGCCGCAGTGTGAGCAGCGCTTGCTGGATGCGCTCGTTGGTCGCGCGGACGTCGTTGAGGGATGCGTCGTGCGCAGGGAAAGGGACGAGAGGACCTTCCCAGTCGGGCGCTGCTGGGTTGCGCGCGCCGACCTCGAAGTCCTGCGGGGTGAGGCAGCCAGGAGGCTGGCCGGCGGCGTGCGAACCACCGCTCTGGAAGCCGAGGTAGTAGCTCCACATGCCTTGCACGCCGTCAGCGCTGTTGGAGACACCCGTGCCCGCGTTCGTGAGGGTGTCGAAGGTCATCATCGAGAACCGGACGAGGTCCTTTGCGTTGTCGAGGAAGCCCGTCTCGAGCTGGTTCCAGGGGGTGCCGCAGGTGCCGCTCGCGTTGTTGTAGGGATGCTCGACGAGGGCGCCGTTGTGCGGGCCCTTCGTGCAGCCATTCGACAGCGGGCGGTGATAGTTGATGTAGTAGCCACGGTCGTACGGCATCGCGCCGTTGATCGCGTACTGCGTGAGGAACGCGCTGTCGCTGCGTGGCTGCGCATAGCAGGAGAAGTTCTGGATGGGTCCGGTGAGGGCCTCGACGATGTTCGTCCACCGGCTGCGCTCGGCCTCCGGGGGAGGCGCTCCGCCCGGCGAGCACGTGGGATCATTTCCGGCGACCGTCCTCTCCATGGATCCCGACGTGTCGAGGAGCAGCAGGACGTTCGGCAAGAGAGGGTTCAGATCGAGCTGTGCCAGCGCGGATGTTGCGTGCAGCGAGAGTGCGGCGCTGGTGCTGGCGATGAGCAGTAGCTTTGAAATGGAGCGCATGACGTCCTCTCAGCTCATTTTATCGGAACGTTGATGACGACGACATGAGCGCTGAGCAGCTCTTGGTTGCCCGACATCGCGACGAGGGTCTTGTCGTCCATGGGCGCGTTCGGGCCTGGTGCCGGATAGACGACGCTGGTCGCGTTGAGCGTCACCATCACGGCGTCGGTGTTCACGGCACCGGCCGACGTGAGGTCCATGCCGGGAGGAGGTGGTCTCGCACGAGAGAAATCGCTCATCTCGACCTCGATCCGGTACTGCAGATCGGCTTTGCCCAGGCTCCCCGGTATCGTCGGCGTGTAGGGGACCACCAGGCTTCCCGTGAACCCCTCGAGCGCCTCTCTGCTGAACCGGAAACACCGGTCACCCGGCTCGGCGGCGAAGCAGCACCTCTCCGGTGCGCTGGCATCGCAGACGTAGGCGTCTTTCCGCCGAGATTCCTGGATGAGGGAGGGGCCGATGTCGGCATTGTCGAGCTGGGCGATGGTGGCTTGCAGCGCGAGCTCGGTGAGGTAACGCGCCTGGGTGCTCTGACGCGCGTAGCCGCTCGAGATCGTCGAGAGTGACGCCGCGTGCGCGGCGAAGACGCCGATCGCAGTGAGCATCGCGACCAGCAGCACGACGATGAACACGGCAGCGCCGCGTTCTCGAGAGCGTGCGCGGACGCGGGAGAGATGGGGAGAGATCACCATCGCTGTGCCTTCTCGTTGTTGGGAAGCGACACCTCTGCGTGCAGGGTACGCATGCGGGCAAAGACGGCAGGCGCTCCCGCGGGGATGGGATCACCCAGGGTGTTCACTGCCGGGACGACGCCGGGGATGAGGAACCGCAGGTGGCGTGTCTCGGTCCCGGTCGGGTAGTACAGATCGGCGTCACGATCGGGGGCGCGCGTCCGGGTGCTCAGACGGGCCTGCACCGCGCGAATTCTCTGAGGCGTCCCGCCATTCGTGATGTCGTTGGCGATCGTGTAGACGTCGTCGATGACGGGCGTCCGGATGGGGTAACGCACCACTTCCGGGTTGACGGTGGACGAGGTCACCAGGGCGGCCGTGGAGATGCCGAACTTGAGATCGACCGCATATTCGGAGACGATCTCGAGGGTGTTTGCGATCTCGACATTGTCGGCGTCGAGCTCGACCCTCACCAGCTCGGTTCGTCCCTGGTCTCCTGTCACGCCTTCCGAGATCGGCGCGACCAGCTGGCCGTAGTCGGGGTGGTTGGTGAGGCTGCGAATGTCGTAACGAACGCGCGTGACGGGGGTCACGAGGAAGTTCGCGTTGCTGCCGCTGCGGCTGATGCCGCACGGGCCTGCATCCTTGTACGGAAGCGCAGGGTTGGACCGCAGCTGAATGGTCAGCGTTCCCGCATTCGCGCCCTCGATCACGCCATAGACGATCGGTGGTTGGCCGTCGGTCGTGATGCGGATCGCTCTTCCAGGTCTGAAGATGCCGTCGAACGCAGCGTTGCCAGCGCTGGCACGCATCAACGTGCGCCTCATGGCGCCGGAGTTTCGCTGGAGCTGGATGGTCAGGCCGCCGCCGGCCGAGAAGATGGCCTGCACATCGAACTGCTCGTTCGTCCCGAAAGCACCTCCGATGATGAGGGCGTCAGGGAAGAAGTTGTTCGCTGCGCTCTGGGCCAGCGCTGTCGGGTTGGCATCGAATGACCCCTCCCTGAGGATCTGGATGCCAGCGAGCCGCTGCAGCCCGTCCGGCCATGCGGAGGGCGGGCGGCAGGTCATCGGATCGAGCTGGATGTTGGGCGTCGAGAGAAACGCTGCTCTCTGGATGTCCGCCGTGAGCCGCTGCATGCCCAGCATGGCGCCGAGGTGCGCCGCGGAGAACCGCGCTTCGTACTGGAAGAAGCGGCTCGCGTTCTTCGCCAGCAGCATCGCAGCGGTCGCGACGGCGAGGCCAGCCGCCATGGCGATGATCAGCTCCACCAGGGTGAAGCCGCGCCGTGAGCGCGGGGATGGTGTCGCCGTCCGCGATGGGAGCGACTCCGCAGAAGCGCGCTGGGTGGATCGGTGCCGAGGTCGAAGGATGCTCATCGTCAATCCCGGATCTTGTTCCGCATCACGCTCGTGGTGAGATAGACGGCGCCATAGAGGTCCGGCTGTGCATCGACCGCGCTCGGCGTGACGTCACAATCGGCTGGTGAGCCATCCCGCCGCCAGAAGACACGGATGTCGGCGCGGATCAGCGTCCCTGGCGTGCTCATGATGCCTGGAAAGCGGTGGAAGCGGAGATGGGTGCAGTAGGCGCTCGTCACGAGGTCGGCGCTGTAGGCATCGATCCCGAGGACATCCGCCACGGGGGAGCCCATGGTGGGGACCTCCTCCGGGATGAGGCGCTGATCGGGGTTGGTCTCGGCAAGTCGCAGCCAGTCGGTCTCCGACAGGTCCGGAAGCCCGTTCGGTTCATTCCACTGGAGTGCGTCCACGCGGATCCGCTCTGCCCAGCTCTGCGCGATGAGGTTGGCCATGGCCAGGTTGCGCGCCTGCGTTCCGCTGACGGCTGTCGCCCGCTGCAGAGCGATGATGCCGCTGGCTCCGAGCGCCAGGATCCCGAGGGCGACCATCACCTCGATCACGGTGTAGCCCGCACGCCGAGCGCGGGAAGGATGCGGTGAGCGTGTGTTCACAGCGCGAGCCTCGCTGCCCCGTTCGGTGGAATCAGGACTGTTCGCGAGAGACCGGTTTGCTGATTGTCCACTCGGAATGTGGGCACGGTGGTCAACGGGGCGAAGGGACCATTGGTGTCGAACCGAATGAAGGCTCTGCCGCGCGGCGTGAAGCAGATGTCCACCTGCGGCACCTCGCTGGCGTTGTTGAGCATCGCGACGCTGGCCAGCTCGGAGGCTCCGCCGTTGACCCGGAGGGTGGAGATCTGTCGAAACTGATCGGCGGTATTGAAGTCTGCGGTCCAGCAGTTGGAGTTCAGGACGGGGAACGTGAGGATGGATGCTGCCTCGCGCATGTCGAGATTCCCCGTGCCAGCATCCCATCGCACCATCACGGCGGTTCCTCGTCCGAGCGAGCGGCTCCGCGCCAGGCGGTACATCGAGGAGATCTCCATCGCTGTGCGGTTGACGCGGCGATCGCGCATGATCTGAACGAACATCGGCGACGCGGTCGCTGCCAGCACGCCGATGATGATCACCACCGCGAGCAGCTCCATGAGCGTGAAGCCGCGGTTACCTGCACGCGCCTTCCTCACGACGGTCCGCATCCGGGGCGGGATGGGCCGAGCGGCTGCACGATGGAGGGGAAAACGCAGACACATGGAGCTCTCCAGGAGAGGGAGGCAAGGCAAGCTGCGTGCCTCTCTCTGCGGACAATAACGCGTTGAGA is part of the Chondromyces crocatus genome and encodes:
- a CDS encoding pilus assembly PilX family protein gives rise to the protein MVISPHLSRVRARSRERGAAVFIVVLLVAMLTAIGVFAAHAASLSTISSGYARQSTQARYLTELALQATIAQLDNADIGPSLIQESRRKDAYVCDASAPERCCFAAEPGDRCFRFSREALEGFTGSLVVPYTPTIPGSLGKADLQYRIEVEMSDFSRARPPPPGMDLTSAGAVNTDAVMVTLNATSVVYPAPGPNAPMDDKTLVAMSGNQELLSAHVVVINVPIK
- a CDS encoding PilW family protein is translated as MSILRPRHRSTQRASAESLPSRTATPSPRSRRGFTLVELIIAMAAGLAVATAAMLLAKNASRFFQYEARFSAAHLGAMLGMQRLTADIQRAAFLSTPNIQLDPMTCRPPSAWPDGLQRLAGIQILREGSFDANPTALAQSAANNFFPDALIIGGAFGTNEQFDVQAIFSAGGGLTIQLQRNSGAMRRTLMRASAGNAAFDGIFRPGRAIRITTDGQPPIVYGVIEGANAGTLTIQLRSNPALPYKDAGPCGISRSGSNANFLVTPVTRVRYDIRSLTNHPDYGQLVAPISEGVTGDQGRTELVRVELDADNVEIANTLEIVSEYAVDLKFGISTAALVTSSTVNPEVVRYPIRTPVIDDVYTIANDITNGGTPQRIRAVQARLSTRTRAPDRDADLYYPTGTETRHLRFLIPGVVPAVNTLGDPIPAGAPAVFARMRTLHAEVSLPNNEKAQRW
- a CDS encoding type IV pilus modification PilV family protein, which translates into the protein MNTRSPHPSRARRAGYTVIEVMVALGILALGASGIIALQRATAVSGTQARNLAMANLIAQSWAERIRVDALQWNEPNGLPDLSETDWLRLAETNPDQRLIPEEVPTMGSPVADVLGIDAYSADLVTSAYCTHLRFHRFPGIMSTPGTLIRADIRVFWRRDGSPADCDVTPSAVDAQPDLYGAVYLTTSVMRNKIRD
- a CDS encoding pilus assembly FimT family protein, with amino-acid sequence MCLRFPLHRAAARPIPPRMRTVVRKARAGNRGFTLMELLAVVIIIGVLAATASPMFVQIMRDRRVNRTAMEISSMYRLARSRSLGRGTAVMVRWDAGTGNLDMREAASILTFPVLNSNCWTADFNTADQFRQISTLRVNGGASELASVAMLNNASEVPQVDICFTPRGRAFIRFDTNGPFAPLTTVPTFRVDNQQTGLSRTVLIPPNGAARLAL